atatatatatatatatatatatatatatatatatatatatatatatatatatatatatatatatatatatatatatatatatatatatatatatatatatatatatatatatatatatataatatatatatatatatatatatatatataatatatatatatatatatatatatatatatatatatatatatatatatatatatatatatatatatatatatatatatatatatatatatatatatatatatatatatatatatatatatatatatatatatatatatatatacacacacacacacacacacacacacacacacacacacacacacacgttttaatgtttatatatatttttgtttatatatacacatattatagatattattaaaaatgtattttatttaaaatatttatatttacatacatgttttattgtttatatatacatatatatatatatatatataatagatagtataaaaaatgtattgtatttatgATAACATGCAcaataaagacacacacacacacacacacacacacacacacacacacacacacacacaaacaaacaaacaaacaacaaaatcagGTTTCGGCCAATAgtagtgatttttattttatcagtCAAGAGTCAATTTTGAACATTTTTACTGAATATTTTCTTTTGGAAGGTCTATCTGTCtacttttagattttttgtctatttttagaaGTAATTACTTTTAAATACGTAACTAACTATTTTAGGACACCATGATTTACTACTTAACATAACAACATTGATTTCATGTGAAAGGACACTAGctaaaaactaaaatcaataGTTTGGTCAGACAAAATAGCACTGATTTTGATTTAATCGggcatgaaaataaaatattaaatactcAATGAATTTTCAGGTTAACATTATTTACTAGTGTTTTAATATCAGTTAATCCCTTAATATTTGTGATTATTTTTGAGGTTTTCTGAAAGATTTGTGTgcatattctaaaaaaaatgcatttttcacaGAAAACATCTCTGAATGGTCAGTGGAGTGGTTGTTATGGTCAGACGGGACAAAGCCAGAgttgtgagagagtgtgtgtttgtatgtataGGGGGGATGCAGCGGTAACATGAAGCCAGCAGGGAGGGAATGGTCTCTAGGTGTGGTGAGAGCATTAGTGCAAAGGATTATCAGCCCAATGGAACAGTTGTAAGAGAATTACATCTACGCTTTACAATTCCACTCACTCTTTCATCTAGTCGTTAACAGACACAATAAATGCTCTAATCCCTCTCTTTTCACACTTTCCACTCATTCTAAAGAAGAGAGGGCAAGAGGAAGAGAAGATGACGGAACACAAAAGGACACAAGCACCGAGACTCATCCAGAAGATTTGCTAATTAAGAAAGGAGTTAACTAAGAAACCTAAAAACACTAGTTTGCTCTCGTTCTAAATCGTCCAAACTTTGAGATGGCAACACTGATGGGAAAAGTCTGGTTAAGGCCAAAAATGTTATAAACAAAATTCCTTAATAAGTGGGAAATGAATAAGTGAATGAAGCTAGTGACAATAGAAAGCCCTGAGCGGACGAGTTAGAGGGTCACTGAGGATTAGCAGGCCTCCGGTTTCCGCTATAGCTTGTCCTGTTTCGGTGGACGCGGAGCTGACACGGAGGCAGGAAACTGCTGATCTCACATACTAGCAGCACAATACACTCAGCACATGCACACAATCCTATATAGAGCGTCAAAGCTAAGATATTCCACCCCACTGGTGGACAccaatctcaaaaaagtaacaaAATGACACGCAAAAAATTGCTTAGACCAATTTTCTCACATTACTAAGGTGGAAAAATCCACACACCTCCCTCCTCACGGTGACTCACTTTATCGCTCACCTCCTCCTACATGGTCAACGCAAACATTTGGACTTCCAGTCAGAATAGTTTCATTTAATTTGTATGTTTCACCAGTCATTATCCTGAAATGATACAACCATGTCATCCACTCTCGCTTCGTTTGATGTTGCCACAGAGGATCAAAGAAGGCAACCAAACCCATTTGGAAGTACTCATCATTATCTAAACTTGCCCAGGCAAATGGCACTGTTTTGGAAAGCACCAGCAATGAATTGTTGCGGTCGACTGCTAGTTAAGGAAGATTAAGAATCCCATAGGTGGAGATAAATGGTTTCTGTGGCTTAATAGGCATACAAGAATTAAAAAAGGCAAAAGAAGAGGGCATTAGCATCACATAAAGCTGAGAATAATTACCCTCAGGGTAAAGATTATCACTGCTTTCATCGACTCTTTTATGGACTATATTTAGCGCAAATTTTAGGCTTGCGCAACTGCTCATATTTTAGCTGAACATTACATTTTTAGGCCAGCAAACTCCACTTCTGCGCTGTCACCCAGCGGCTCGAGGTATTCGAGCGCTTTCTCAAGAAAGGAATTCCAAAATTTCACAACCTTTTGACCGAACACATACATGTACGTGAGTCAGAGCTAACGTTTATTTAAAACGCTTTCGCATGTAAACCAGGGATGGCCTAAAAGCATCTATTTGTCTCTGGGAGACAGATGGGGATAAGCAAAGCTGTTTATTTACAAGACACCGTTTGAAATCTCCCAGAAGAGCTTCAACAGTGTTTGCAGGGCCGTGTGAAAGTGGATGTTtaaacatttaatacatgtcACTTCCAAGACCTGCAGTCAAGGCCAAAGATAACATATTGTCATTGGAACAGCCAATAACAATAAACATAAACCATGCCTAGTTGGTTTAATTTCGGGAAAACTCTAGGGATCACGATCGGTTTGGGAGAGGGTATAAAGGTGGGAAACGAAGAAAACAAGGACGCAAGAAAGCAAGAAAAGACCAGAGTAACAGGATAGGAAGAAGATCCATCCAAAACCAGTACTTATGGCTCTTGAGGACACACACCCAAGTCAATTACTACCCAGCCAGTCACTCACCACACATTATACACACACAAAACTCTAACTTGGTCACCCAGAACGTCTTCTAGTGCAGGAAAAAGCCTTATTTACAGTAAAGCATGAGGATTTTTCTACTGAAATATGCAGCTAAGACCATCCTGCTTCATCAGTGTCTCATTTTTCCTATAGATCAACAATATAGAAGCCAAGAAACGATCCAACTTTGGCAACCTCGGTTTACTGCGAGTGACAGGGTGTGGGCATGAATTCCTAGTGCAATCCAGCATAGGTCAGGCAGCACGTCTTTGTGTGGTCAACAAAGGTATGCGCTCCTTTATTCATTATGACTGACAAAGGGTGTGTTTTATTAGTGGAAAACTGTGTCAGAGTCAAAACTGATTAAACCGCAGCGCCCGTGCATGTTTGATATTTATATTGTTAAGAAATGACACTACCACAGTTCGGTTTGTCATCCTTTTTAGAGACGAACGATTGTTTGGCCCCACCTACGCATTTACCCACACTCCCCTGATCTGGCCATTCGACAATGATTGCCTTTAATCAACAGTACATCCATCAACGTGAGTCAGCTCTGGCCTGGAGCTCTCCTCAGGGAATTCCTCAGGCCGGCAGTAGTTGGGAAGGCTCCTTAATAAACCAAGCAGGAATGCATTGGTAGAGTGAAAGAGGCGCTGGCGGGGGGGTCCACGGAGGGGGGTTTGTCTCTGAACACAGCGGTACATTGTTCTGCTACCTTTACATTCCATTCTCCACCTTTCCACTACAATCTCCTCCCTCTCCAAAGTCTGACACTTTATCTTTTCCCATTCTAAACCACGCACACACACCTGTTCCCACAATTCCTGCTCTATCAACGAGGAATGTGCGCGAACCAAAAAAATGCACACGCATGAGCTTGTAACGTGTAACCGCTACAATTAAGAAAGTGTAACCCAGATGCCCTTTGCTATTATTTAAGTTGCCTGCATTTTACCTGTCACTGCATGTGGCTGAATTTGGGAAATATGTTAAAGTGTTGAGGTTGGAGGACGTTTAAAACGGAATTATTCAAAACAAGTCCCAACACGCCACTGCTCTCATTTCCACAGTCACAAAGTACTTTAGGACTGTCACATGGCTGAGCTTGCTCTGGTGTGGCAGGGATCAGAACACAACAGGagtgagaaaaacaaaacaaaaaaaaaaaaaacaggtgacTGTCACATACGCCTAATAAAAAGAGAAATTGTCACATCCTCAATGAGAGATTTAAAGCTGTCGTTCTGCCTAAAGCACAATAGGTTTGCAAAAGTCGTTGACGTCTGAACTTGTGTTTTAAAGAATGCTGGGGGTTATGGGAGTCAAACGCACAGTAAAGAAGAGCAAACAGGTTTCAAAGCACTTGAAAGTTTAACAGTAACAGAACAAAATGGCTGCTGAGCAacttaaaatgtgtaaaatacaGTGGAGTATAAAAGTGGAgtacgattaatcgtgattaatacACATGCAAAATCAAAGTTTGTGTTTTCCTCATACCAAAATGTatttagacaccttcaaaatttctcataTTATCagagtttatttgctatagtttagaaaatggtaagaaaatatgacaagaactcaaaagttaaactgtgtcagaacaaattcatcttgataatgtcagataacgttgatagaaaggtatgtaacaaaacatggtcaggtcagttttactggtagtccattgTATGAAGGATTTTTAGGTAAAATATGTCAGTTTACtttttttgctatcctcacttacataaattaacgatagtgtcctgcacccagtaaaacaatattaaaaattatatctggtgtctgaataatttttggtttgacagtatttattatgcatatataaatacacacagatGCATGTATAtatctaagaaaaatatgttatatgtacatatatatatatatatatatgtacatataatcacgattaatcgtttcacAGCCCTAGTAGAAAGTATGCATAATTTTATAGAGGtatatctctctttctctctatatATAGCCAAAATGTATTGCATCAAGCAacttaaaatgtgaaaaatatagCATGTGATAAGTATGTTACATTGTATGTGATGAGAGACATCTAAAAAATACTTTATATACAGTGCCAAAAATGATCACAAGCCACAAGCATGTATGGTAAGGATAAACAAAATTCACAATAACACAAAACCTTTCTACAAAATAATTCAGTAATTCATATAATGATATACTATGACTGAAATGCTAATCACAATCTATGTGGAAGTCGAGTCAATATTCAAATTCCTGCCTGAAACCAGAAATCTTAAGTGACAACAGCTGGTGTTCAGTGGAAAGCAAACAAAGAAACTTATGTCTTACCTTGGCATGCATCGTTCATGGCTTCGAACCCGGGCCTGCACTGGCATTGGCTCACAGGTACCACCCATTCCCCATCCGTGGTGCAATAAATGCGAGGCTGGTCCTCGCTGACAGCGTTTGGGACGCAACTTCCAGCCACCTCCCGCAGGGCTTGATTCTCTCCCCCTGCCACTGTCTCAGGGAACGCTGCCAAGCTCTTCACTGTTGCTGGACATGTTTTATAGTAAACCCTGACTGAGTAGATGGCGACGCAGGCCCCAATGTCCTGGAAGGCCAAGTAGAAGCCTTTACGAGACAGATTATCCACTAATTTTGTCTCAATGTTCATCTTCATCTCCCCAAGGCTGGATATTTCATCTGGAGCAATGGTGGCCACTTTGCGGAACAGGCCTTTGCGGAAAGCGGTGCCGATGTCAGCGTCAGCTTCAGAGGCGTACAAGTTAAAGGTCTCCTTGCAGGTAAGCGAATCTGCATTGAAAGAGTTGCAATCACGGACTACGAATCGCAGCTCCACGAAAACCCGAGAGGCGGTGGGGTGGCGCTGGATGAACGTTGTACGAAGCCAGTTGTCTTGTTCTCGTTCCTCCACGTTACATATATAATAGTTATACAACAGAGAGCCATTCACAGCCCGTTGGCCTATCTCCCACTGcaacatgaaattaaaaaaatgtatgttaGCAAGAAAACCAAGATTGTGGAAAAAAATTTCAAAGAAAAGATGCCAACGAATGCTGAGGACAAAAATAACACGAAATGTCCTGACCATGGAATTTTAAGTAGTAGTGAGGATGCTGGTCAATTACCCACCAACTTCTGGCAAGCAACAATGCAGCGGTCTTTCTATTGACTGCATGACTGATGTAATGTGCTGTAACATATCTGTTCACATGCAGTGTGCATGTGTGCTCTAAGCTCTCATTTCATGTGCACCGTGATATTAATTACAGGAGAGGTGCATTGTTTTCGTAGTGTGTGGCATGGCAGTAAAACGCTTTCTGCTTCCATATAAAAGAACTTTGCGGTTTAAGGCATTGCATACATTTGAAAGCCATTGAACTCTTTAAATAAACAGCAGCTCATTAAGAGAGCAGTTAACTTTCTATAAAGTCGAACATGCTGACACCTTGTTCACATTCTTAATTTCTCAGCTTTTTCCATGAGCATCTGAAGATGGAAAAAGAGTCTGAAAATGGTTTCGATTTAATTACTTTGCTTTTTCCACACTTTAAGGTAGATGAAAACCTTCGGTTTTAAACTGGTTATTGCTGGGAAGCAAACTCAACAAGTCTGTACTTGCTATCCCAGATCATTCCCTGTTGGAAAACCCAGCAGCTTTTTTAGAACATGGTTTTAAAATACACTAGCTGATCTAAACTTGTCAATCAGCTAAGCTGCCTTGGCTACATTAAGACTCTATGGACCAGTATGGTTCGTTGCTAGTCCAAATTGGTTATAAACCAGCTACCATGTTATAAAACACATCCTTTTGATTTCAAAAGCAATTACGCTTCTAAATTCTAGTTAACATTATAGCTTCAGCTCACGTCACAAGAAGCACCATATGCGCCAAGCTTTAAAAGTTAATTACACCCTCAGTTTTACAGTCGCTAACACAGGGCTTTAAAATCGCACGACACTACAAGTGTTCTGCAGGCAAAGCATGTGCAGTCCTCGAAATTTTTCCAGGAATGTTTTGAGGTTAAACTCTAATCAATTAAAGAAAACATGTCGATTTAAAAATTACTTGAAACAAGCGAACAGAAAAACATCCTATACATAAAACAGAAGACGGTTCTTACGGTAGAAGTAAAGTAAACTCACCCCGTGATCAACAGGCGATGTCAACCAACCCAACTCTGCTCCCGAAGCCACCATATCCAACAGCACCTCTGTGACAATGcgcaaaaaatattatatattaaatattattgtgagAACACACAGCAGCAGTAATTGATAAAGCAACAATAAAGTAAACACCGTGTTCCTACAAGTAAGAAACGTGAAAAAATTGTGTCTACTGCTACTGCTATTACtactttaaaacaaacaaataaccaaAATTAACCATTTATAATAGAAAGACTCGTTGCGAAGTCCAGTTAGTTAGTAGTTTTAGTGGCTAATGAACTTTTAAAGATTTACTTCAAAACTAGACCGTTTTACGTTAGCGTGTGATACATTTTAGATAGGCTATAAAACAAACTATTGAAGGCATACgctacattttaaacattttgaacaTTACGAGTTAGCCTATTCAAATCAAATTTACAAAAACATATCACGCTCAAACTTGCACCGGATCGACGAAACCAGCACTTAGCTATCACTTTTTCTCACACAGGTTGATTTAACACTATGCCAAGCACTGGAAATAACATTGCAACAGAGCATATTATAACTATAGGTAAATTTAGGTAGCTTTGCTCTACACAACATTCTACAGAGCTTTAAAACCATGTGTGTGAACCTGAGTGCGAAGTTTTATAAAGTTTCAAAGAGCAAATTCCACGTACCTTCCTTTTTCTGAAGAGAAATAAATACAAAGTTCATAAATACATTGACAAACAAAACACGCTTAATCCGTCTGTAATCCATTTTGTGTTCGGAGTGGTTAGTGATGTTGCCTGCTCCACGCTCAATCCAGTTGCTGCTCCAGTTGCGCTCTCGACAGACTCATTGAGAAACGCGGAGCTTCATGAACCCCGCCCGCTGGAATGTGATCGACGTCTTTATAGGAAGGAGGTGGTCATGGGCATTGACATGTATGAGTTCCCTGCTGGGACCCCGCCCCTGACCTTTCGTTCAGCGTGTAGGTTACCTGTAAAATTTACAGTagacttttttttaacttttaagacGTCAAGTGGATGTATCTCCTCTGTAAATGGGGTTTAGTCTTGTCCATGCAAAGAGCTTGATCTTTTCAGCAGCAGCCTAACAATTAAAACCATACAACAACTGATAActgataactatttttttttatataaaataaacattttgtttttaatttttaaataatttagtcATGTTTATTGCTTAACAAATATGCAAAAAGTTTTGTATTTCTGTTTTGTATTCTCACTttcagttcagaaaaacagacagaaactttatttttgggtgaactaccatTTTAAAG
This portion of the Garra rufa unplaced genomic scaffold, GarRuf1.0 hap1_unplaced_409, whole genome shotgun sequence genome encodes:
- the LOC141317158 gene encoding ephrin type-A receptor 2-like — its product is MDYRRIKRVLFVNVFMNFVFISLQKKEEVLLDMVASGAELGWLTSPVDHGWEIGQRAVNGSLLYNYYICNVEEREQDNWLRTTFIQRHPTASRVFVELRFVVRDCNSFNADSLTCKETFNLYASEADADIGTAFRKGLFRKVATIAPDEISSLGEMKMNIETKLVDNLSRKGFYLAFQDIGACVAIYSVRVYYKTCPATVKSLAAFPETVAGGENQALREVAGSCVPNAVSEDQPRIYCTTDGEWVVPVSQCQCRPGFEAMNDACQ